TTTTGCCTCTGGCTTGTTTCATAGGATAGGGAAGACTGAGGAAATAAAagttgtttggaaaaaaaaacctcaataaaAGTTTGCTATTTTGAAAGGTGGACAGGATTGAATGTAGTATAAAGACCCCCTACCACACACACTCCGTCTAGCTTCAGACCTTATCAGGGgaccctggaaaagagaagagaatgttgCTGCTGCGGCCCCCTTCCTGCGGAAGAAGGCCAGAGGGACGGGATGTCTCCAAAGATCTCTCCCTCACCCAAATCCTCGGTAGCCTTTTTTCTTCGTGGCCAACCTGAAGACCCACGCAGGGCGATCTGCGGCTCTTTACCCACTGTGCATAGGAACCACTCCAgctcttccccactcccatctCCCAGTAAGCAATCTCTGCCTCTTAACAAATGCCAGTTTAGCCTCAAAAGAGGAGGGGGATGTTTAATAGGGGCCCAAACCCCTCAGCCTTGGAGGAGCTGCTTCCCATTCTCTTCTCGGCTTTTGGTCCTGGTGGCAGGTGCCTCCGCGTCCCACGAGGGCCGTTCCTGGGCTCAGGCTTGGGGCATCCTCAGCTCTGAGCAGGCAGGAGAGACGAGCACGAAAACGCTCCCTCCAGAGCACAGAGCCATCTGGGAGACACAAGGGAAGGGCGCAGGTGAAGCCAGGGCTGGCCCGAGCGGGCTCTCTCCGCCGCCAGCTCCGGAGGGCAGGAAGGCATTACCTGCAGCGGGGCCGCGCCGCCTCACTCTTGCTTCTTGGGGTTATTGACGGCCACGTAGTGATAGAGGACCACGAGCAGGAAGAGCGACACGCCCAGCATGTTGGCGAAGATGGCCAGCTGCACGTCCGTGATCATCCTAGGGACAGAGCAGAGCCGGCGGGCCGGGCTCAGCCACCGCCAGCGGACGGGCCCTGCGGGCCGGGCCGCCCGCGCCTCCGCCCCGCCGCCCCGCACACTGAACCCGCCGCCGCCCCAGCCTCTCTCACTTGTTTCTCGGCGTTCCCACAGTGTTTGCAGAAACAGAGCAGCTTTGCGGCGCCGGACCGGAACTACGAGGAGTCTGCGCACCCCAAAGGAAACGTGGCCGGCCGCGCGTGGCGAGCGGAGGAAATGGCCACTCTAGTCCCTCGCCCCGCCGCCTCGTATGCTCCCTTGGGCTCAGTTGGGCGGGCCAGAAACGGAACGCCTCGTCAAGGCTCGTGCGCATGCGCCAGCCCTCTGCCCCCACCGACCCGCCAGACCTGCAGAGGGAGCCGGTGCCTGGGCTTTTCGGACAACTCGCGCTGTTTGTGCGACGGAGGGAGCTgggatctctctctccctctccccatcccgcACCTCTCCTGCACATGCCCCACCTCTGAGCCCCGCTTCCTTATTCTAGGACATCGCCCCACAGCTGGGCCTCCTGCACGCACGCATGCAAGCCAGcccgcctccctccctccagagTCCTACCTCCTGCACAGGTATCCCACTTCAGAGCCTAGATTCCTTCATGTACACACTTTCCCCATCCCAGCCTGCACACAGGACACCCTTCCCAAACTCTGACTCTTATGTCCAATTCAgttacaaatgtttattaagtcccttgctGGGGTCCAGGTACAGGGGCTCCTGAGATGCCAAAAAGGGacacagttcttgccttcaaggagtttacattctggaaagaaacaaatacacagataaggaaatacaaaatatatgcccAGCGATGGAAGGGGAGAGAACCACAAACAGCAGGCCCATGGAAGGCCTCATTAGAAAAGAGCTAAGGActcaagagaggtagaggaaaaaagggTGGGTGGCATCCTGTGCAGTCATAGCGGCCAGAGAGGCAatatcatgtatgaggaacaatATGTAGGCCATTTGGGCTAAAATGTACAGCTGACATGGGGGACTGGCAAGGAGGAGACAGGACCAAGGTTTacaaaagcactttcctcattcCGACCTTGTGAATTAGGTAATGCCAGTGTTACTTAGTTCTATTTCACAAAAGAGGAGATTGGCTCCCAGAGGATCCTGGAATGCCAAGCTAAGGCATTTTGGGCATAAGTTCAttatttagtaggcacttaagagcTATAGATGTTTTCTTAGCAGAGGATAGAGATGATCTGGTCACTTGGGTATTCACAGCATTTGACctgggactcaaatccaggtgCTGTCTCTAAATCTAAGGTGCTTTCCACCATACCAAGGGAAAACAATGAAAGGTTCCCTTATTACTAACTTAACATGCACATGACCACTTAAACCTGGATTTTGGTCAACATTGCCAGTTCACCAGGAGAGTTCATTACTTTTACAATGAAGCAAAAGGAAGTTTcaaaaagatgcaagaaaaaacttcctaacacttACAGTTGCCCCAGAGTGCTTCAGATGGGCTGCCTGGGGAAGTGGGGGTCTTTAAGGAGGAAGGCCTTACAAGCAAGGGCTGGAAGACCATATATTGGGATTCTTGATCAGGTACggcttggactaaatggcctGCAAGTTCCCTTTCAGCTGACATTTATTGACTTCATTGGCAAAAAATGACAGCTTAGCCAGGCTTCCGAATTCTAAAGTTTTTCATGACAATAGCAATGAGCACATACACTGCTTTGATGTACAGTATCTgagcaaataacataaaatgCTGGAGCCAAAAGAAA
This region of Trichosurus vulpecula isolate mTriVul1 chromosome 3, mTriVul1.pri, whole genome shotgun sequence genomic DNA includes:
- the OST4 gene encoding dolichyl-diphosphooligosaccharide--protein glycosyltransferase subunit 4 produces the protein MITDVQLAIFANMLGVSLFLLVVLYHYVAVNNPKKQE